The following proteins come from a genomic window of Mycobacterium sp. DL:
- a CDS encoding Rid family hydrolase yields MATEQVESWGVPWEQAFGYVQAVKHGDTIHLAGQFSHDGTGLVAPAPVDEHGRVTDYSTMAEQMRTTYANATELLARFGATLDDVVEEVVYVLDMDSAFAAAGPVRKAAFGMELPQVATTILVTPRLARPGQLVEISFTVKLKS; encoded by the coding sequence ATGGCAACGGAACAGGTCGAGAGCTGGGGCGTCCCGTGGGAGCAGGCGTTCGGCTACGTCCAGGCCGTCAAGCACGGCGACACAATCCATCTGGCCGGTCAGTTCTCCCACGACGGCACCGGGCTCGTCGCCCCGGCCCCCGTGGACGAACACGGCCGGGTCACCGACTACAGCACGATGGCCGAGCAGATGCGCACGACCTACGCGAACGCGACCGAGCTGCTTGCCCGGTTCGGCGCCACGCTCGACGACGTCGTCGAGGAGGTGGTCTACGTGTTGGACATGGACAGCGCGTTCGCCGCTGCCGGCCCGGTGCGAAAGGCCGCCTTCGGCATGGAGCTGCCGCAGGTGGCGACCACCATCCTGGTCACGCCACGGCTCGCGCGGCCCGGACAGCTCGTGGAGATCAGTTTCACCGTCAAGCTGAAGTCCTAG
- a CDS encoding helix-turn-helix domain-containing protein encodes MARATQKVALLVLPRVIAMDFSIAAHVLGGHPGFELLVTGHAGHAGPEDGVTIVPSQPLAVVGDADVVVVPGFGDPHVPPPDVYLDAIANAARRGATVVGICTGSFALAASGITDGRKVTTHWQFTEQLRELYPSTTVVEDVLYLEDGNLLTSAGAGAGIDVGLHLIRNTFGVGSELAVSRELIAPPTRPGQQPQYVDVLSPPSADLAETRNWALQRLEQPLTVDQLARHATMSRRTFIRRFGEETGMPPVRWLTLQRVLVARRLLETSDWSVERIAAASGLGTAANLRISFRRETGLLPSDYRRRHRRASDVTG; translated from the coding sequence GTGGCCCGAGCCACACAGAAGGTGGCGCTGCTGGTGTTGCCGCGGGTGATCGCCATGGATTTCAGCATCGCCGCGCACGTGCTGGGCGGGCATCCGGGCTTCGAGCTGCTGGTGACCGGGCATGCCGGGCATGCGGGTCCGGAGGATGGCGTCACGATCGTGCCGTCGCAACCGCTGGCCGTGGTGGGTGACGCGGACGTGGTGGTGGTCCCGGGATTCGGCGATCCGCACGTACCGCCGCCGGATGTCTACCTGGACGCGATCGCCAACGCCGCGCGGCGGGGCGCCACCGTGGTCGGTATCTGCACCGGGTCGTTCGCGCTGGCCGCCAGCGGTATCACGGACGGCCGCAAGGTGACGACGCATTGGCAGTTCACCGAGCAGCTCAGAGAGCTGTATCCGAGTACGACGGTCGTCGAGGATGTGCTGTACCTCGAGGACGGCAACCTGCTGACGTCCGCGGGGGCCGGCGCGGGGATCGATGTGGGCCTGCACCTGATCCGCAACACCTTCGGTGTCGGGTCCGAGCTCGCGGTGAGCAGGGAGCTGATTGCGCCGCCGACTCGTCCCGGACAGCAGCCGCAATACGTCGACGTGCTCAGCCCGCCCAGCGCCGATCTGGCCGAGACGCGGAACTGGGCGCTGCAGCGCCTGGAGCAGCCGCTCACCGTGGATCAACTGGCCCGCCACGCGACGATGTCGCGGCGCACCTTCATCCGCCGGTTCGGCGAGGAGACCGGCATGCCGCCCGTGCGCTGGCTCACCCTGCAGCGGGTGCTGGTCGCCCGGCGGCTCCTCGAGACCTCGGACTGGTCCGTCGAACGGATCGCCGCGGCCTCCGGCCTGGGCACCGCTGCCAACCTCCGCATCAGCTTTCGCCGGGAGACCGGCCTGCTGCCCAGCGACTACCGCCGCCGGCACCGCCGGGCGTCCGACGTGACGGGCTGA
- a CDS encoding FAD-dependent monooxygenase: MADTDRAVFDRLTRTHSPARTPKMLGTACVLGGSIAGLMAARVLADHAHTVLIVERDDVEADGRPRVGVPHDRQGHVLLPGGFAQLERWLPGFTSEALDHGALLVDYKQQAVYLGDAQRLPNRDMSILAGTRPLLESRIRAMVLALPNVSILSARATGLDFRDGAVHAVRYARRDGEHVVGADFVVDATGRSSKTSEWLEQAGFPRPRLHRVRTDINYATALFERSGDPGELPLTALAHFDGPSAPDGLALGTTLVAEEDQWMVMLAAYEPARPPRTLEDFRATCAKLPPVFGHAAGGQLTREIQTYRQADSRRRDFTGLDPFPARLVCVGDAVASFNPIYGQGMSSAVLHASCLSEYLIANPLPQGMATEFFDMQAVVTDAAWALSAGADAARLDALQGVEVSVELEQQRWAMDQVVQATLSDQTVADAFSAVSFMLDHPSILAEPALFERAVAANERMPARR; encoded by the coding sequence GTGGCTGATACCGACCGTGCCGTGTTCGACCGCCTGACCCGAACCCATTCGCCGGCGCGAACCCCGAAGATGCTCGGCACCGCATGCGTACTGGGTGGCAGCATCGCCGGCCTGATGGCCGCGCGGGTACTCGCCGATCACGCCCACACCGTGCTGATCGTCGAACGCGACGATGTCGAGGCCGACGGCCGTCCACGAGTGGGCGTCCCGCACGATCGACAAGGGCACGTCCTGCTACCGGGTGGTTTCGCGCAGCTCGAACGCTGGCTGCCCGGGTTCACCAGTGAGGCACTGGATCACGGTGCCCTGCTCGTCGATTACAAGCAGCAGGCCGTGTACCTCGGCGATGCACAGCGGCTGCCGAATCGCGACATGTCGATCCTCGCGGGTACCCGCCCGCTTCTCGAATCCCGGATCCGGGCCATGGTTCTGGCGTTGCCCAACGTGTCGATCCTGTCGGCCCGGGCGACGGGTCTCGACTTTCGCGACGGCGCGGTGCACGCCGTGCGGTACGCGAGACGAGATGGCGAACACGTCGTCGGTGCCGATTTCGTGGTGGACGCCACGGGGCGATCCAGCAAGACATCGGAGTGGCTCGAGCAGGCCGGCTTCCCACGTCCTCGGCTACACCGGGTACGCACCGACATCAATTACGCGACAGCACTGTTCGAGCGTTCGGGGGATCCCGGTGAGCTGCCACTGACTGCGCTCGCGCATTTCGACGGGCCGTCCGCGCCGGATGGGTTGGCTCTCGGCACGACCCTCGTGGCTGAGGAGGACCAATGGATGGTGATGCTCGCGGCCTACGAACCTGCTCGGCCTCCGCGGACGCTCGAGGACTTCCGTGCGACGTGCGCCAAACTGCCGCCCGTCTTCGGTCACGCGGCCGGGGGGCAGTTGACCCGCGAGATACAGACATACCGACAAGCCGACAGCCGCCGCCGCGACTTCACCGGACTGGACCCGTTCCCGGCGCGCCTGGTCTGCGTCGGAGACGCGGTGGCGTCCTTCAATCCCATTTACGGACAGGGCATGTCGTCAGCGGTGCTGCATGCGAGCTGCCTGTCCGAGTATCTGATCGCCAACCCGCTGCCGCAGGGCATGGCGACGGAGTTCTTCGACATGCAGGCCGTGGTGACCGACGCTGCGTGGGCTCTCTCGGCCGGGGCCGACGCCGCCAGGCTGGATGCGCTTCAGGGCGTGGAGGTGTCCGTGGAACTCGAACAGCAGCGATGGGCCATGGATCAAGTGGTCCAAGCCACCTTGAGCGACCAGACGGTCGCCGACGCCTTCAGCGCCGTCTCGTTCATGCTCGACCATCCGTCGATCCTGGCCGAACCGGCGCTGTTCGAGCGGGCAGTCGCCGCCAATGAACGGATGCCCGCCCGAAGGTGA
- a CDS encoding sigma-70 family RNA polymerase sigma factor, whose protein sequence is MATNPVSGITPSDPAKASTDDVDIGPDVPLQISGRPAPIPEDTGADLAARFARDVIPLMDTLFGGAMRMTLQRADAEDLVQETMVRAYKGFRTFQQGTNLKGWLFRIQANAHINGYRKQMRRPTELPIETISDRRLAADAERSPRALRSAEVEVLESLPDDDIRNALDALPLKFRMAVYYADVEGLAYKEISDIMSTPLGTVMSRIHRGRSQLRVLLAALAADRGYFRVQQKTG, encoded by the coding sequence ATGGCCACCAATCCCGTCAGCGGGATCACTCCGAGCGACCCCGCCAAGGCGTCTACGGACGACGTCGATATCGGACCCGATGTACCTCTGCAGATCAGTGGCCGCCCCGCCCCGATCCCGGAGGACACCGGCGCCGACCTGGCGGCGCGTTTCGCGCGCGACGTGATCCCACTCATGGACACGCTGTTCGGAGGGGCCATGAGGATGACCCTGCAGCGCGCTGACGCCGAAGACCTGGTGCAGGAGACCATGGTGCGGGCGTACAAGGGTTTTCGGACCTTTCAGCAAGGGACCAATCTCAAAGGGTGGCTCTTCCGCATCCAGGCCAATGCCCACATCAATGGTTACCGCAAGCAGATGCGCCGGCCCACCGAGCTGCCGATCGAGACGATCTCCGACCGGCGGCTGGCAGCCGACGCAGAGCGTTCACCGCGAGCGCTGCGCTCCGCGGAGGTAGAGGTGTTGGAGTCGTTGCCCGACGACGACATCAGGAACGCACTGGATGCCTTGCCCCTCAAGTTCCGGATGGCGGTGTATTACGCCGACGTCGAGGGCCTTGCCTACAAGGAGATCAGCGACATCATGTCCACGCCGCTGGGCACCGTCATGTCACGAATCCACCGGGGCCGATCCCAGCTGCGCGTCCTGTTGGCTGCCCTCGCCGCTGACCGCGGGTACTTCCGGGTTCAGCAGAAAACGGGGTAG